CCCGCCTCTTTTGCGTCTGTGGGTGAGCCGGCGGTGCGCTCACCGGCAAGCTGAGACATCACCTGCTTGGCACATCGTCGCGCCCCGATCCATCGGGGGCGTGTAGCAAGGACACTTGACACCGCGTGAACGGGCGGACATAATGCCGTCCGTTGGGACTGCGCTCGATCGCATGTGGCAACCGCGAGCACTCGGCGAAGGAGGAAGCATGACCCCTGAGACAGTCGTTCCGCGCACCATCTACTGCTTGAATCCCACGGGCGTGGTCAAGAAGACAGCACGGCCTGTATCCGCCCGCCCGGCCGACCTCAGGGGAAAGGCCATTGGCGTCCTGTGGAACACAAAGCCCAATGCCGATGTCCTGATGACGGAGATGGCGAGCCTCGTCGCCGCGCGCTACCCCGGAGCGCGGGTCATGATGCGCAAGAAGGCGTACGTGAGCCAGTCGGCGGGCAAGGCGCTGTTCGACGAGCTGGCCCGCGAGTGCGACGTGGTCATCACCGGCTCCGGCGACTGAGGCTCCTGCACCACGTGGAGTCTCCACGACGCGATTGAGTTGGAGAAGCGTGGGGTTCCTACCGCCCTGGTGGCGTCCACCCCCTTCGTGGACCTGGCGCGACGCAACGCAGGGTACCAGGGAATCCCTGACCTGGCGGTCGTCGAGGCGCCGCACCCCATCGGCGGCGTTGACCCGAAGGTGATCCGCCAGCGGGCGGCGGCCATGGTGGACAAAGCGCTCAGCGCCCTGGTGGCGCAGGAGCAGGCGCCCAAGTCCAGGGCGTAGCGCCGACGTTATACGACAGGGACTTCGCCGCCTGTCGCCTCGCGATTCTTGCCTGCGGAGGGCTTCATGACGGAGACAATTGCATCCGAGCGCATTCCCCTTCCCGACGATGCGTCGGCTATCTTCGACTACTACGAGGAGCGCGGCTGGACTGACGGCCTGCCCATCATCCCGCCCACGGAGGAGCGCGTCCGGCAGATGCTGGGAGGGACCCGGCTTGCGCCGGACAAGTCGCTAGGCCAGATACCGCCCTCCAACAGCGATGTCCTGGTGGAGAAAGTAGCGGCCAACGCCGTCATGGCGGGCTGTCGCCCTGAGTACATGCCTGTGGTCCTGTCCGCCCTGGAGGCCCTTCTACATGAGCGCTGCAATCTGTACGGCTATCAGGCCACCACCTACCCGAAGGCGCCGCTGATCATCGTGAACGGGCCTGTCCGCCAGCGCATCAAGCTCAACTCCGGCTATGGGGTGTTTGGCCCCGGCTGGCGCGCCAACGCCACAATCGGCAGGGCCGTTCGCCTGTGCATGCTGAACATCGGCGGCGGCACGCCGGGGGTGATGGACAAGGACACGCACGCCCACCCGGGCAAGTACACGATGTGCATCGGTGAGAACGAGGAGAACAGCCCCTGGGAGCCGCTGCACGTGGAGCATGGGTTCAAGAAAGAGGATAGCTGCGTCACCGTCCTGCTGACGGAAGGCCCGCACAACATCAACGACCACGACAACACGACCGGCAAGGGAGTCCTGGGCGTCTGCGCCGACACCATGTGCACCCTGGGCATGAATATTATCTTCCGGCACAACTCCGACCCCGTCCTCATGCTGGGCCCGGAGCACGCCGCCAACTGCGCCCAGGACGGCTTCAGCAAACAGGACGTGAAGAAGTTCATCTGGAACAAGGCGCGCCTGCCGCACTACAAGCTGAAGACCGGTGGCATGTACTCCTTCCGTACGTGGCCCGCCTGGTACGAGAGCCTGGACGACCACGACATGATACCGCTGTGCCCGGATGAGAACCAGATCATCGTGATCGTGGCGGGCGGCCCCGGCAAGCAGAGCGCCTGCATTCCCCCGTTGACACGCAGCGTCACCAAGCGCATCGAGGAGTAGACGCGGGCCAAGGCGCCGCGCGATGAGCGCCGGTCAAGGTCGGCTCCACTGGCCCGCACACCGCCGGCGGCCGGACCCCGCCATGCGGGGCGGGGGAGGGCGCGCATTGACGAGCGTGGTAAGCGCCGCTATGATGAGGCTTCATTTCAGGTTGCCCGTGTTTCTCGCTCCCCATCCCACGCGCTTTGTGAAAGGTTGGCCAGATGGTTGAGTTCATGCGGGACAAGGCCTGCATCGTGGGCATTGGCGAGACCGCGTACTCCCGCGATTCAGGCCGCTCGGAGCTGTCACTCGCCGGGGAGGCGGTGCGCAACGCCGTGTCGGACGCGGGCCTCGCGCTGAACGACATAGACGGGATGCTCCGCTTTGAGGTGGACCGGGTGACCGAGGCGGAGCTTGCCGCGTCGCTGGGCCTGACGGGCCTCCGCTTCTTCGGTATGGCGGGGCCGCTGGGCTCCGCCGCCTGTGGTCTGGTAGCGCACGCGGCCATGGCCGTGGCCTGCGGGATGGCTGACAACGTGGTGGTGTACCGCTCGCTCAACGGTCGCTCGGCGCAGCGCTACGGCGGCGGCGCCACAACACGCGGCGGCGGAGGAAACGCCGCCTTCTGGGAGCCGTACGGAATGCTCGTGCCCGGCCAGTGGGCGGCCCTGTCGGCCCGGCGGCACATGCAGCAGTACGGCACGACGAGCCGCCAGTTCGGCGCGGTGGCGGTGGCCCTGCGCAAGCACGCCTGCATGAACCCCCGCGCGGTCATGTACGGCAAGCCCATCACCATCGAGGACCATCAGGCGTCGCGCATCGTGCACGACCCCCTCCATTTGCTGGACTGCTGCCTGGAGACGGATGCCGCGTGCGCCGTGGTCGTGACCTCAGCCGAGCGGTCGCGCGACCGAAAGCAGCGGCCCGTGTACATCAGGGCCGCCACGCAGCACCTGGTGAGCGGCGGCAGGCCCCGCCACACGTACAGCGATACGTCCGCCTACGAGCTGGCCGAAACGCCATCCCGCTACATGGCGCCGCGCCTCTTTCGCATGGCCGACGTGACACCCGCGGATATTGACTGCGTCCAGTTGTACGACCCCTTCACCCCCAACGTCATCTTCGGAATGGAGGCCTACGGCTTCTGCAAGCCGGGGGAGGGTGGTCCGTTCGTCGAGGCGGGCAACATCGAAGGGCCGCGGAGCAAGGTGCCGGTGAACACGGCGGGCGGCAACATGTCCGAGGTGTACCTGCAGGGGGTGAACCACATCATCGAGGCTGTGCGCCAGCTTCGGGGAGTCTCCACCTGCCAGGTGCCGGACTGCGAACTGGTGTTGTGTGAGAGCGGGGGCGGCCTGGGCGGCCTTATCTTGCGCCGATAGCACAGGGAGAGATGTGATGCCTGACCCTCAGTTGCCCCTGCCGACGCCGACCCTGGACAATCTGGAGTTCTGGCAGGGGGTTAAGCGTCAAGAGCTTTTGCTTCAGCGCTGCCAGGACTGCGGCAACTACACCTTTCCGCCCCGGCCGGGGTGCGTCGTGTGCGGCTCAACGCGTCGGGAGTGGGTCAGGTCCAGTGGCCGCGGGAAGGTCCATAGCTTCGTGGTGACGCATCAGGCGGTGCATCCCGCGCTACGCGGGAAGACGCCGTGGGGGATTGTTGACGTGGAGTTGGAGGAGGGCGTGCACATGATCAGCAACGTCGTCGGGTGCGCTCCCCACGATCTCCGCATAGGGCTGCCCGTCGAGGTTGTCTTCGAGGATGTGAGCGCGGAGGTCGCCCTGCCCAAGTTCCGGGTGGTGGCGTAAGGAGCCGCCCTGGCGGAAGGGGCTTCCCTATGTCCGGCTTCTCGAAGGGTGTATTCACGTAAGGCGCTGCACTGTCGGTGCGATATATCTAGCCAGGGGGTGGGGGCTATGCTGAAGACATGCCTGGAAGGCGTCCGCATCGTCGAGCTGGCGCGGTATCAGGCGCTGCCGCGGGGCGGGCTGCTGCTACTTGACCTGGGCGCGGAGGTCATCAAGGTCGAGCCGCTGGAGGGGGAAGACCTGCGCCATACAGGGCCATTCGTCCATGGTGAGAGCATCCAGTTCGCCGCTTACAACCGGGGCAAGAAAAGCATCACGGTGGACCTGCGCGCAAAGGAAGGCAAGGCGCTCCTTGCCGACCTGCTGCGCTGCTCCGACGTTCTGCTGGAGAACTTCAAGCCCGGCACGCTGGACATCATGGGGTTTCCCCAGGACGTTTTGCGGCGGCTGAACCCCACCCTTATCGTCTGCTCCGTCTCCGGGTTCGGCCAGTACGGGCCCTACAGGGAATGGCGCTCTTACGACCCCATCATTCAGGCGATGTCGGGCATCGCGCACCAGACAGGGCGGCCATTTGACCAGCCCATCCTTGCGGAGGGGCCTATCATGGACCGGCTCACCGCCATGCATGGCGCGGTAGGCGTACTGGCCGCGCTGCGCTGGCGGGACAGGACGGGCATGGGCCAGTTCATTGACGTCGCCATGCTGGACGCGGGCATCAGCTACGAAGAGGTCGCGCTGGCGATGGCCCATTCAACCGGCACGGACGAATTCCTGCGCGGGGGCACTTTCATCAAGTGCGTGGACGGCTGGATCATCACCGGCTCCGCCCGCGGCGTCATGTGGAAGAAGCTGCTCGAGCTGATGGGCTTTCACGACCTGGCCCGCGACGCCGACTTCACGGCGCCCATGTGGACCAGTCCCAAGTCGGAAGAGCGCATCGAGCTGTTCCGCCTCTGGGCGGAAGACAAGCAAGTCAACGTGGTCGTGGAAACCCTCCAGGCCAACGCCGTCCCTTGCGCTCCGGTGCGGAGCATCATGGATGTGCTCCACGACCCGCACCTTAAGGCGCGGGGCGCCATGGTGGAGATGCCCGTGGGTGGAGAGGGCAAGACCATGCTGATGCCCGGCATGATCATCAAGATGTCCGAAACGCCCACCGAGATCCGGGGCATCCCGCGTCTGGGCGAGCACAACGCCGAGATACTGGGCGGCGTCCTGGGCCTCAGCGACGCCGCTATGGCGCGGCTCCGGGAGCGGAAGGTCATCATCGGGGCATAGCGGCAACCTCCGCGCCTGCTCCCTTCCACGGTTTCCTGCTGGTTACCCGTCTGTGGCCTGGCGACGCACGCGGTCATGGCCTTGCGCGCAGGCTGGCTGACAACGTGAGTAAGAGCCGTCCCCTCAACGGTCGTTCAGCCCTGCGTTGTGACGGAGACGCTCTATTGCGGCGGCGCGGGAAACGCTGGAATGGTGGGGATTCCGGGGAACGATGGGATGACGCCCGGCGGAATGCCCCCCGAGGGGAAGGTCGGGATGCCCGGAGTGGACGGAATGCCGGAGGGGATGCCCGATGGAATAGCCGGCATGGTGGGAATCGCTGACGGCGGACCCGATGGCATGGTCGGAACGCCGGGGATTGACGGAATCTGCGGTATAGCCGATATGGCCGAGATATCCGGAATCGCGGGGGTCTGGAGGTCGAACAGGCTGTCGGTGCGGATGTTCAGGTCCAACTTGATGCCAGAGGTCATGGTACTGAGCAGCGTTACATCCGCCACGTCCAGGCCCTCCAGAGCGCTCAGGACAGGCTGGTCCTGCGTGGTGATCTGCGAAATGGTCAGATTGTCAAGAGCGGACTGTACGATACTGGGAGTCGGCGCGGCTGGCGGCGCGGGAGTCGGCGTGGCGGCGGGAACCAGAGTGGGCGACGGCTGTGGCGTGCGCGTTGGCGTCGCGGTCGGCGCGGGCGTCGGCGACGCTTGCGTCGGCGCGACCACGGGCGGAACGACCCGCGTCGGCGGGACCTGCGTGGCGACGGGTGCGGGAGTCGGCGTCGCGGCGGGAGCCGTAGTGGCCGTCGGCGCAGGCGGCTGCGTGGCGGTGGGCTGAGGCGGCGTTGGCGCCGTGCCGCCGCACGCGGCCAGAATGGCGGTGAGCGCCAGAGCCAGCGCTATCGCCGCCATGTTGCGAGCCGACCGGATTCGCGTCATGATCGCACCGTCATCCTAGGGCTGCACGTTGGGGTCGCTGGTCAGGAAGAACGCATCCAGAGTGGCCGCCGCCGACGTGGTCGTTTTCTTGTAAACGGTCATGGTGTGCTTGCTCGCCTTGAGCTGAATACCGTCCTTCACCTTGTGCCACTGGAACTCGTTGTTGCGCACCGTGTTTTCGGGGAAGTCCCCAAGCACCTGACCGCCGGTCTGGAACTGGTCAATGACCACCGTGATCGTGCGCGCGCCAGCCTGGTGCTTGCCGTCGTCCAGGTCGCGGACCCACAGGCTGAACGCGCCGTCCGCCTTTGTCGTGAACTCGTACACCAGACTCTCGCCCGCCCGGGAGAGATACCAGTCGCCCGTGCCGGTCCAGCCCTTGCGCCACGAGGGGGACTTTTCCTTCGTGGAGTCCCACGTCGTCCCCTGCGGGTACAGGGTCTTGTCCACTTCATTCTCCGCCTGAATCAGAAAGTTCTCCGTGGTCTTCGGCGCCGGAGGGGGCGGTACGTCGGGCGGCGCTTGATTCGGGTCGGAGGTGAGGAAGTAGGCGTCCAGTACGGCCGCCTTGGATGTTGAGGAGCTCTTCACTACGCTCAGGGAGATGGCGGCGCCGGGCTGCGCGTTGAGCGTCACCTGGCCCACTTTATGCCACTGGTGCTGGCTGTTGCGCACGGAATTCTCCGGCGCGTTGCGCAGCTCCGCCGAGCCGCCGTTCCAGGTGAACAGCATGTCTATGGCGCCTGAGCCGACGGGGTGCTTGCCGTCATCCCAGTCGCGCACCCAGACTTGGAAGGCAGCCGGGTTCTGGATTTTGAAAGAGTACGTCAGCCGGTCGCCGCCGCGGGAGAGGTACCAGTCACCGGCGCCGGTCCAGCCCTTGCGCCAGGAGGGCTTGATCTCCTCCGTGGAGTCCCAGTTCGTTCCCGGCTTCGCGACGGACGCGGCGACCTCGTCCTCAGCCTGGATAAGGATGCTTTCCTTGCCCGCGTCCTTCGCCTTCAGGCCCGCCACCAGTTGTTGCAGCGCCTCCTGCTCACGCTGGATGGCGCTGAGCATATCCATGATTGGCTGAACGGGCGTGTCCGCTGTGGCCTTGTCCAGCGCGGCAATCGCCGCGTCAATGCGCGTGATGAGGGCGCTCATCCGTTCGCGGAGCGGCGTCAGGTCGCCCGTGGACACGGGCGCGGGGACCACGCCGCCCGGAGCCGGAACGGGGCCGCCCTGTCCGGGTGTCTGGCGCAGGCGGTTGAGCTGTTCCATTACCTGGTCGAGGCCTTGCACGCCCTGCGCGATTTGCGCTCTGGCGGTGACCAGTTGCGGTCTCGCCATTTCGCGGAGCCGGACAGCGCTCATCCGCTGCTTGTCGGCGTTGCTCGCCATGGCGGCCCACTTGTTCACGAACTCATTTATGGCGGCCTGCACACGGACGTCCGCGTCCACCGCCAGGGCGTCCGCGTTCAGGACGGCGTCAATCTTCTGCTCCATCGTCGCCCGGTCGCGCGTGATTTCGGCCAGGATCTCGTCCACCGATTTGACGGAGGGGTCGAGTTTCTTGGCGGCGTCCAGGTCGGCGCGCGCCTTTTCCAACTGCTCTTTGGCCTGGGCCATGTTGGCGTCCGCGATGCGTGCCAGCATCTCCTTGCGCTTGGTGATGGCCTGACGCTTGAAGGCCGCGCCCTGCGGCGTGTCTGTGGTCATTACCTTCTCTATGCGCGCGCCGGCGTTGATCATCAGAGTCTCGATCTCGCGGATGGGCTTGATCTCCTGCTCCACGATGGCCAGGACGCGGGCTTCAATGCGTTTGCTCAGGTCCTGGACTTTGCCCTGCACTATGACGTTGATCTGGTTTTCGATGTTCTTCTGGATAGCCTTCGGGTCGGATGTCGGGCCGATATTGGATAACGCTTGCTTTACAATAGTGTTGACCGAGTCCTGGATTTCCTGTTGCAGGCGCGTTTTCTCCTGGTCGCCGTACGCGCGGGCGTCCGCTTCCACCTTGGCCTGGACGCGCACGCCGAATTCTTGGAACTTGGCGTTCAGTTCGCGGACCATGCCTTGGAAGCGGTCCTGTACGCTGTTCCCGAAGCCCAGGAAATCGGTCAGGGCGCTCTGCGCGGCCTCCAGCGTGGCGGCGGCGCAGATGGCGTCCACTTTGGCCTTGCCCTCTGTCTTCAGCGCGGCGGTGTCCGGCACGGTGAGCTGTACGCCGATGCTGCCGACCTTCGCTTTCAACTCCGTCATGGCCTCACCTGTGACGTCCATGGAGGCGCTGAACCGTTCGAGTTGCCAGCGGGATGTGAGGCAGAACACCTCCACGAAGTCTTTGTCCGGGACAGCCTTGCGCGCTACGGCGGGGATGTCAACGCCGATGCCCTTAGGAATGGGGACGGGCGGGTGTGGGGTGGGAAGGATGGGAATGCGCGGCGTGGGGATGACCGGCGTGATCGGCGGCTGTTGCGCGCTGACCGAGGGCGCCCACCCGTCGGCGATGGGGAGCGACAGGGCGGCCACCACCAGAATGGTGAGCAGGGTCAGAAGCGAGGCACGCAATCTCATCGTTCTCCTTAGTGTCCACGCCGGGCGTGGCGCCAGGGAGGGAGGCCGATCGTGTCTGATCGCGCGGGCCTGATTTAAGGCTAGGCGGATTCCGCCGCCCTGTCAAACACCATTGCATGCGGAGCTATCACCGCGATGTCGTCCCATCCAGACGGCAGGTGCAGCTTGACAGGCCGCTTACGTTTGCTAATAATAATAGAAGTTGCAAGTGTTTGCAGCAACGTGAGGTCGCATGGATAGGCGTGATCAGGCTATCAAGGCGCTGAGGGATAAGCGGTGTCGTCTAACTCCGCAGCGCCTCATCATCCTCTCGGTGCTGGGCGAGGCGGACGGCCACCTGGACGTGCGCGAGGTGCTGGGTCGTTCTAAGAAGTCCTACCCGTACATGGACACGGCCACGGTGTATAGGACGTTGCATCTGTTCAAGGGTCTGGGCGTGGTCACGGAGGTGGCGATGGGCGACCGCCTCTGCTTTGAGCTGACCGACCCCCAGGGCAGACACCATCACATGGTGTGCCGCGCCTGCGGCGGCGCGTTCGACCTGAGTCCCAGCTATCTTGACGCATTCCGTACCGCGCTTGTCGGGGAGTTCGGCTTCACGCCGGACCTGGACAACTTCACGATTACCGGAGTGTGCGCCCGCTGCGCGCGGACGCAACGGAGAGTGGGAAGGAAGGCCACCTAGAATGTCGCGGGCCACCATTGGCGTTGTTATAGCGTTGTCCCTGGTGCTCGTCGGCTGCGCTCCGTCCGCTCAGCATGCCGCGTCGGGAGGCCCGGCGGCGGCGCGCAAGCTCAACGTCGTCACGACGGTGGCGCCGCTCACGAGCATCGCGGAGAACATCGGCGGGTCGCGCATAGCGCTGATCGGCGTCATACCGGAGGGCAACGACTCGCATACGTTCGAGCCTGCTCCGTCCGTGGCGCGCGTGATGTCCGGTGCGGACCTCATCATCGTGAACGGCCTGTCTCTGGAGGACCCCACGCTCCAGATGGCGAAGGCCAACAAGAAAGCGGACGCGGTCATTCTGATGCTGGGCGAAAGCACCATCACTCGCGCCGACTGGATATTCGACTTCAGCTTCCCGGAGTCCGAAGGACACCCCAACCCGCATCTCTGGATCAATCCGATGTACGCTCTGCGGTACGCCGAGTTAGTCGAGCAGCAGCTCGCCAAGATGGACGCGGCGAACGCGGACTACTACGCCGCGAACCTGTCCCGGTTCCGGGACAAGACCATGCGACTCGACGCGGGCATCAAGGCGGTCATTCAGACAATCCCGGCGGGCCAGCGCAAGCTGCTGACCTACCACGACTCGTGGGCCTATTTCGCCAAACGCTACGGCATGGAGGTCATCGGAGCTGTCCAGCCATCGGACTTCAAGGAGCCGTCCGCACGGGAGGTCGCCCAACTCATTGACCAGATCAAGCGGGAGAAGGTGCCCGCCGTGTTCGGGTCGGATGTGTACCCCAGCAAGGTGCTGGAGCAGATAGCGCGCGAGGGCGGCGCCACGTTCGTGGACAAGCTGCGGGACGACGAGCTGCCGGGCAAGCCAGGGGAACCCTTTCACACGTACTTCGGGTTGATGCTGGAGAACATGAATAGCATGGTCTCCGCGCTTGGTGGGAACGTTGACGCGCTCAAGGGCTTTGACCCCGCTCCCGTCTTTGAAGGGCCGAGCGGCGCGGTCTATATCCGGTAGGAGAGTCCAGTGCTTCACCCCATTC
This genomic stretch from Dehalococcoidia bacterium harbors:
- a CDS encoding lipid-transfer protein — encoded protein: MVEFMRDKACIVGIGETAYSRDSGRSELSLAGEAVRNAVSDAGLALNDIDGMLRFEVDRVTEAELAASLGLTGLRFFGMAGPLGSAACGLVAHAAMAVACGMADNVVVYRSLNGRSAQRYGGGATTRGGGGNAAFWEPYGMLVPGQWAALSARRHMQQYGTTSRQFGAVAVALRKHACMNPRAVMYGKPITIEDHQASRIVHDPLHLLDCCLETDAACAVVVTSAERSRDRKQRPVYIRAATQHLVSGGRPRHTYSDTSAYELAETPSRYMAPRLFRMADVTPADIDCVQLYDPFTPNVIFGMEAYGFCKPGEGGPFVEAGNIEGPRSKVPVNTAGGNMSEVYLQGVNHIIEAVRQLRGVSTCQVPDCELVLCESGGGLGGLILRR
- a CDS encoding Zn-ribbon domain-containing OB-fold protein; translation: MPDPQLPLPTPTLDNLEFWQGVKRQELLLQRCQDCGNYTFPPRPGCVVCGSTRREWVRSSGRGKVHSFVVTHQAVHPALRGKTPWGIVDVELEEGVHMISNVVGCAPHDLRIGLPVEVVFEDVSAEVALPKFRVVA
- a CDS encoding CaiB/BaiF CoA-transferase family protein, whose translation is MLKTCLEGVRIVELARYQALPRGGLLLLDLGAEVIKVEPLEGEDLRHTGPFVHGESIQFAAYNRGKKSITVDLRAKEGKALLADLLRCSDVLLENFKPGTLDIMGFPQDVLRRLNPTLIVCSVSGFGQYGPYREWRSYDPIIQAMSGIAHQTGRPFDQPILAEGPIMDRLTAMHGAVGVLAALRWRDRTGMGQFIDVAMLDAGISYEEVALAMAHSTGTDEFLRGGTFIKCVDGWIITGSARGVMWKKLLELMGFHDLARDADFTAPMWTSPKSEERIELFRLWAEDKQVNVVVETLQANAVPCAPVRSIMDVLHDPHLKARGAMVEMPVGGEGKTMLMPGMIIKMSETPTEIRGIPRLGEHNAEILGGVLGLSDAAMARLRERKVIIGA
- a CDS encoding Fur family transcriptional regulator, with the protein product MDRRDQAIKALRDKRCRLTPQRLIILSVLGEADGHLDVREVLGRSKKSYPYMDTATVYRTLHLFKGLGVVTEVAMGDRLCFELTDPQGRHHHMVCRACGGAFDLSPSYLDAFRTALVGEFGFTPDLDNFTITGVCARCARTQRRVGRKAT
- a CDS encoding metal ABC transporter substrate-binding protein is translated as MSRATIGVVIALSLVLVGCAPSAQHAASGGPAAARKLNVVTTVAPLTSIAENIGGSRIALIGVIPEGNDSHTFEPAPSVARVMSGADLIIVNGLSLEDPTLQMAKANKKADAVILMLGESTITRADWIFDFSFPESEGHPNPHLWINPMYALRYAELVEQQLAKMDAANADYYAANLSRFRDKTMRLDAGIKAVIQTIPAGQRKLLTYHDSWAYFAKRYGMEVIGAVQPSDFKEPSAREVAQLIDQIKREKVPAVFGSDVYPSKVLEQIAREGGATFVDKLRDDELPGKPGEPFHTYFGLMLENMNSMVSALGGNVDALKGFDPAPVFEGPSGAVYIR